One genomic region from Jilunia laotingensis encodes:
- a CDS encoding DUF4834 family protein, with translation MFHLLGFLFIIIIAVLIIGVAIVGTFLRTIFGLGRRTSSHQQTYQRSSPHQESSDWQNIDTGEVPEDAPKEPRTKRQHKKIFAKDEGEYVDFEEI, from the coding sequence ATGTTTCACCTTTTAGGATTTTTATTCATTATCATCATAGCCGTATTAATCATCGGTGTTGCTATAGTAGGCACTTTCCTAAGGACTATCTTTGGATTGGGACGCCGCACTTCCTCTCATCAACAAACTTACCAACGATCATCGCCTCATCAGGAATCGTCAGATTGGCAGAATATAGATACTGGAGAAGTACCTGAAGACGCTCCTAAAGAGCCACGCACCAAAAGACAGCATAAAAAGATATTTGCAAAAGACGAAGGAGAATATGTCGATTTTGAAGAAATATAA
- a CDS encoding LamG-like jellyroll fold domain-containing protein — MRTKRMKTKQTVLYKILFMMGCLLLPEFVLANVAFDANKHIRLYGAGSDHKGKTLTVDPVTSNSIEWKLMNSDVYGYYDCMRNFKIYFREAGSNKDYLYVCNGGAHSTKDLYIEDQYKDVEISGYAERVGGATKSSDFRKNPGFGDLENTSYQYWSTLRWYLPADAPGKTYDVRVDYCWDRDCVGRCYRDGSIYYTITVKPFSTGITVSPEWKDGTFLNVDIKNGRTDGYVTGKTEVSVQYSNAKTDIKQFSGAASNVYSLQMLPNENVTLNTKVTFEREGNRYKMYQTLTDTRSVSGYELSPLKAYYDRCAGYIVLSWSASDKFPATKDTYIAVYRSNNKDFTSPVCITANGTERFSTGAFMDTEKMYASTDIGKTYYYRLYHNIGTKNGTADCEHDPYSEVEWTIRNPESDVPMVHVDSIKVKEGEGMGKFFLSWQKTLCSNEKLSLIRKNLQTNKSTVISLSADATSYTDEAPTCDLYTYCLEVEVIHPKSVVFRSRETEPVVATTSIQFAEPFQTSQGIYPDKVTTRWKIKALPADGTTFTILRREAGSSDNYQIIESGIKGMENVMMYEDRGANAGAYYEYALQAVFDCGGTRVTAALEQDVIGFVQPLATITGRVNFGTGDAVKDVSCMMYVKDAISKTMGWRSLLFSNYLTDGQTDGQKDASYATVCFKTRHPSVESGNEMTWQAWIAPIAKNWADDKRSVIYNQAGEYTLWMDGEKLCFGKGDDMTTPLLTADLQTSVSVSGLQYNHISLVVAADSLRFYLNGEQVASVKNESYDFGYIEEGIATLGNLQAEKALRSYGFLGWIDEVRLWNIALTQGEIMRDYGRTLSGKEAGLCAYWRMDEDLESDFYDSSYENANKYNENQGTLHNVTRSDVTPTENQFWLRGITDEKGNYQVCGIPYEGQGTTYSIVPVKGVHVFTPSERTVFIGANDATVINNVDFTDKSSFKVEGYVMYRDSSYLASTDLFPVEGVNIFIDGQSVMHEGGLAATDAQGHFSIDVPIGNHTISVKKDGHVFEKEGYYPAKGVTENYQADMTMPLRFYDVTRASLAGRIAGGKTESGRDVGFGESTNNVGHTEIYLYPEKKGYPLPGFIGGESVVYFGHRDKAASRITRYSDYYLIETDTLSGEFLSYLIPEKFTARPKVQGIEGLAENYFGDPQVALDLSKVTQYAPVQYWEDSVSVDGKRMLASDSLKCNVIQKFTHYEMPQIAVIDLGAKEGAFGDSIRFVSEKDSLYFYRMVEKSEEDSESVYKELEYTFHAPVFRTGQTYNFRIMANEVYTNMHNPSLETEVLVEGATLTIHNNLGLVEANADGSTVKGDALEIPLDSLPDGIYTFIAGFPNINRNASKAEDSYKLDFNLSLKTADGTVFNWRDEQEPLEAYVLGSLPKPGANFVTKGPDAVTAVLRDPPGSGSFATYTRNDATSVTFDISLTGGGGGGFGTDLEVGVKSNSSFGTGFLNTIAKIGETAKKNIKSEFVSDTSNGATLTTTKTATSTISTGSDDAHVGANGDLYIGYSSNINIAESNSINLFAIEQLEKGNSIGIEQNGWTIGRKEQDAMGIEFDTEFIYSQKQLLGEVIPDLREKRNRLLIAETDTVSFTNTGLYPLCVTPLKGDDPQFGEEGTYKWFNGSKVVAYIDSIGYYNGMIENWYLAIEDNEREKVEAIEGKKGITPKNISFDSGSTISRTTSKYHSSAYHGSTSFEYTFKVNITMIKEADVDAAYKSSKEKTMSLKVNPEFSASYDSSNTSTYQFTLKENNAFSYFSTDLYGFDDAVESEEKERKLKYSPVFFLRGGQSACPWEKPEHTMFYQPEKKHLLSSGTLQVEKPTISIKNADNTDVTNGEPVLLNVQLGNASEANLTRVYTLTLDSESKTYGADITLDGNPLNGGIDITVPAGQTITKQVKFSPNRIDSLHYENIGLIFHSPCQYFGKKSADGVASGEIFDEAFFSIHYRQSCSPLRMTSPRNNDVLNTSTGDKLTVRVDNYDLTYKNFKKIAVQTRLEGSNDWTTHAVYCIDEATLADETAQNKYLIEEKEFSYTIDMHDMMDGRYEVRVSSVCMASGIPVENTSDVVTIVKDMTTPKIISFEPSGGILTPDKQIVVTFNEPINQGELRPANVRLTGVLNGTKVANNCGLEFDGESSMAYTTDTLNLEDKDFTIELWLQRTAGNEEDVIITDTRLPFRIGYTVDDKLRIVSGGEIYVSETSIVPPTDSQGTPAWQHMAVSCRNNGGNFLLSAFVSYDQTNLTVFDNLPITPSSGRSRIYLAKLPEETKGFKGRMRDFRIWSKVRIAADVYASQSVLLSGKEPGLNNYWLMDEMSGDVVQDKASSRHLQLECGRFVDPVGKSVRVLSTDDHPLAYACSTKGVFTPEDNFTIEFFFSADPSQQEQEPALFSAGKGDGTDVGTDNNRAGALSVRINKDEGLLLYSNGLKYRIDEDTDYFDGQWHHFALSVDRYGYANVLLDGVLRYHILGSEFGGMNNPYISLGSLCWVEALNSLHSSSKLNGRFDELRVWKGCRSAQLIKEFMHVKLSGDESGLDLYFPFERYDMDNQGRIVATNQSQDAEAQPKDVINYVVGKQVYIDPVYADVAPLIRDTRSVQEVNSEFIASDKQLVIVPTVDNKYIEKRNLTVSLHGIKDIYGNLMSGTQSWNVFVLNSRMGWMEKEVSLKKRLYEPQTVKLEIVNLSSSSQLFEMEGVPWWLTMDTDNGILDPLTKKIITCTIDPQLAIGTYNETIYLTNTENGMAEILKLNVKVYAEGPNWKVDPSLSKKTSMNILGDLRIDGELSIDPEDSIAAFQDGICISVAAPRPIGKNRNDYLVFMNLYTKDEIRQSPIVFKVWDASTGTVFSNVTPDNLSFVADGILGTASEPVHFVTHEEREQVITLNKGWTWTSLAVDPVDKRVGALFSYKDIEVLKGQDGQSLSDLGAESMTDPDYELAIEKMYKIKTEKDKELTISGRKIVPAEHPIQLRISNKLGYGWNWIGYTAVAPLSPQEAFAGADVREGEMVKGQEGFAVYYSELGWIGTLEVLQPGNGYLFKATKERTFYYPTTILNRIKSQATVHGKNLRNTHWKVDMYGYPNTMSMIAVVPELVPAAQDEIGVFVGDECRGVGVLREVEDKGSVFVIYIYGDLNGDKLTFRYFDSKEEKEIALEQTLSFVSDEMVGSFESPYILTVKDPMSIPDITSGIRIYPVPTKRYLKIHLEGTELKRLRLFDLNGQVLMHTDKLVDGQIDLIGLPEGHYLLELVTDNGRVIRRIIKK; from the coding sequence ATGAGAACAAAACGAATGAAGACAAAACAGACAGTACTTTACAAGATTTTATTCATGATGGGCTGCTTACTTCTTCCGGAATTTGTGCTTGCTAATGTCGCTTTTGATGCTAACAAGCATATCCGCCTCTATGGAGCCGGAAGTGATCACAAGGGAAAAACATTGACTGTTGACCCTGTTACCAGCAATTCTATCGAATGGAAGTTGATGAATTCGGATGTGTATGGCTATTATGACTGTATGCGTAATTTCAAAATCTATTTTCGTGAGGCAGGGAGTAATAAAGATTATCTCTATGTTTGTAACGGAGGTGCGCATTCGACCAAAGACCTTTATATTGAAGACCAATATAAAGATGTAGAAATCTCAGGCTATGCGGAACGGGTAGGAGGAGCCACTAAATCGAGTGATTTTCGTAAGAATCCGGGATTTGGTGATCTTGAAAATACCTCTTATCAATATTGGAGTACACTTCGATGGTATTTACCAGCGGATGCACCAGGTAAAACGTATGATGTAAGAGTGGATTATTGCTGGGACAGAGACTGTGTCGGACGTTGTTACAGGGATGGTTCTATTTATTATACGATTACCGTCAAACCTTTTTCTACGGGAATTACTGTATCTCCCGAATGGAAAGACGGAACTTTTCTAAACGTTGACATCAAGAATGGAAGGACGGATGGTTATGTAACGGGCAAAACCGAGGTCTCTGTTCAATATAGTAATGCAAAGACCGACATCAAACAGTTCTCCGGAGCAGCCAGCAACGTCTATTCGTTGCAGATGCTGCCCAATGAAAATGTCACACTGAACACAAAAGTCACGTTTGAAAGAGAAGGCAATAGATATAAGATGTATCAGACGCTGACAGATACGCGATCTGTATCAGGTTACGAACTGTCTCCGTTGAAAGCCTATTATGATCGTTGTGCGGGATATATCGTACTCTCATGGTCAGCTTCCGATAAATTCCCTGCAACAAAGGATACGTATATTGCCGTCTATCGATCCAATAACAAGGATTTTACATCGCCCGTCTGCATTACGGCGAATGGAACTGAACGCTTTTCAACGGGAGCATTCATGGATACGGAAAAGATGTATGCATCCACCGATATCGGAAAGACGTACTATTATCGGTTATACCATAATATAGGGACAAAAAATGGAACTGCCGATTGCGAGCATGATCCTTATTCCGAAGTGGAATGGACGATTCGTAATCCTGAGAGCGATGTCCCTATGGTACATGTGGATTCTATTAAAGTAAAAGAGGGGGAAGGTATGGGAAAGTTCTTTTTGTCGTGGCAAAAAACATTGTGTTCCAACGAGAAGCTTTCTCTGATTCGCAAAAACTTGCAAACCAATAAATCGACTGTTATTTCGCTGAGTGCAGATGCTACCTCTTATACGGATGAGGCTCCTACTTGTGATTTGTATACCTATTGCCTCGAAGTCGAAGTTATCCATCCGAAGAGTGTCGTTTTCCGGAGTAGGGAAACGGAACCGGTAGTTGCCACTACCAGCATTCAGTTTGCGGAACCGTTCCAAACTTCTCAAGGCATTTATCCCGATAAAGTGACGACCCGTTGGAAAATCAAGGCACTTCCGGCAGATGGAACTACATTTACCATTTTAAGGCGTGAAGCGGGAAGTTCCGACAATTATCAGATCATAGAATCAGGCATAAAAGGTATGGAGAATGTGATGATGTACGAAGATAGGGGGGCTAATGCCGGGGCGTATTACGAATACGCTTTGCAAGCTGTTTTCGATTGTGGAGGTACACGGGTGACGGCAGCGCTTGAACAAGATGTGATTGGATTTGTACAACCGTTGGCCACCATCACCGGAAGAGTGAATTTCGGTACAGGTGATGCTGTAAAAGATGTGAGTTGTATGATGTATGTCAAAGATGCTATCAGTAAAACGATGGGATGGCGAAGCTTGTTGTTTAGTAATTACCTGACAGACGGACAGACGGACGGACAGAAAGACGCTTCCTACGCAACGGTTTGTTTTAAAACCAGACACCCTTCAGTCGAAAGTGGCAATGAGATGACGTGGCAGGCTTGGATTGCACCGATTGCCAAGAACTGGGCTGACGACAAACGTTCGGTCATTTACAACCAGGCGGGTGAATACACCTTATGGATGGATGGTGAAAAGTTATGTTTTGGCAAAGGTGACGATATGACTACTCCACTTCTTACTGCCGACTTGCAAACATCGGTTTCTGTCTCGGGTTTGCAGTACAACCACATCAGTTTGGTTGTGGCGGCAGATTCTCTGCGTTTCTATCTCAATGGCGAACAGGTTGCTTCCGTGAAAAATGAAAGTTACGACTTTGGATATATTGAAGAAGGAATTGCCACATTGGGGAACTTGCAGGCGGAGAAGGCTCTCCGTAGTTATGGCTTTTTAGGATGGATCGATGAAGTACGGCTTTGGAACATAGCACTGACTCAAGGGGAAATTATGCGTGATTATGGCCGTACACTTTCAGGAAAAGAAGCGGGATTGTGTGCTTATTGGCGTATGGACGAGGATCTTGAAAGTGATTTTTACGACTCTTCGTATGAGAATGCAAACAAGTATAATGAGAATCAGGGCACATTGCACAATGTGACCCGCTCGGATGTGACACCTACCGAAAATCAGTTTTGGCTCCGTGGTATTACGGATGAAAAGGGAAATTATCAGGTGTGCGGTATCCCTTATGAAGGTCAAGGAACCACTTACTCCATTGTTCCCGTCAAAGGCGTGCATGTATTCACTCCCTCGGAACGGACGGTATTTATTGGTGCCAATGATGCCACGGTTATCAACAACGTTGACTTCACCGATAAATCCTCTTTTAAAGTTGAAGGCTATGTGATGTATCGTGATTCGTCCTATCTGGCAAGTACCGATCTTTTTCCCGTGGAAGGTGTCAATATCTTCATTGACGGACAAAGTGTCATGCATGAAGGAGGGTTGGCTGCTACCGATGCGCAAGGACACTTTTCGATAGACGTACCTATCGGTAATCATACCATCAGCGTGAAAAAGGATGGGCACGTGTTCGAGAAAGAAGGTTATTATCCAGCCAAAGGTGTGACTGAGAATTATCAGGCGGATATGACGATGCCTTTGCGTTTCTATGACGTTACTCGTGCTTCATTGGCAGGACGAATAGCCGGAGGTAAAACCGAATCGGGGCGTGATGTCGGCTTTGGTGAGAGTACTAATAATGTAGGGCATACTGAAATTTATCTATATCCGGAGAAGAAAGGCTATCCGCTTCCCGGTTTCATCGGAGGAGAGTCTGTAGTGTATTTTGGCCATAGAGATAAGGCGGCTTCACGCATCACCCGTTACTCTGATTATTACCTGATCGAAACCGATACCCTTTCCGGTGAATTTCTCTCTTACCTGATTCCCGAGAAATTTACTGCCCGGCCTAAAGTACAGGGTATAGAAGGATTGGCAGAGAATTATTTCGGTGATCCGCAAGTGGCATTGGACTTGTCAAAGGTGACACAATATGCCCCCGTGCAGTATTGGGAAGACTCTGTATCTGTAGATGGTAAACGAATGCTTGCCTCAGACTCATTAAAATGCAATGTGATCCAGAAATTCACACATTATGAAATGCCACAGATTGCCGTAATAGACTTAGGTGCGAAAGAAGGGGCGTTCGGTGATTCGATTCGTTTTGTATCAGAGAAAGATTCATTGTATTTTTACCGGATGGTGGAGAAATCTGAAGAAGATTCGGAGAGTGTATATAAAGAATTGGAATATACGTTCCATGCGCCTGTTTTCCGTACAGGACAAACTTATAATTTCCGTATCATGGCAAATGAGGTTTATACGAATATGCATAATCCGTCCCTAGAGACCGAGGTACTGGTGGAAGGGGCGACTCTCACCATTCATAATAACTTAGGTTTGGTGGAAGCCAACGCGGATGGAAGTACGGTGAAAGGCGATGCATTGGAAATTCCGCTGGATTCATTGCCTGATGGAATATATACGTTTATAGCCGGTTTTCCGAATATTAACCGGAATGCTTCCAAGGCGGAGGATAGTTATAAGTTGGATTTTAATCTTTCGCTGAAGACTGCCGATGGTACGGTGTTCAACTGGCGTGATGAGCAAGAACCTTTGGAAGCTTATGTTCTCGGTTCATTGCCGAAACCGGGAGCCAATTTCGTGACTAAAGGTCCCGATGCCGTGACAGCAGTGTTGAGAGACCCTCCGGGTTCGGGCAGCTTCGCCACTTATACGAGGAACGATGCAACAAGTGTAACTTTCGATATTTCCTTGACCGGTGGCGGTGGCGGAGGATTCGGTACTGATTTGGAGGTTGGAGTGAAATCGAACTCGTCTTTTGGTACCGGCTTTTTGAATACTATTGCAAAGATTGGCGAGACGGCTAAAAAGAATATAAAAAGCGAGTTTGTATCGGATACTTCTAATGGAGCAACACTTACGACAACTAAGACTGCCACTTCTACGATATCTACCGGATCGGACGATGCACATGTCGGTGCCAATGGAGATCTGTACATCGGGTATAGCAGCAATATAAATATTGCCGAATCGAATAGTATCAATCTGTTTGCCATAGAACAGTTGGAAAAGGGAAATAGCATCGGGATAGAACAAAACGGATGGACAATAGGTCGGAAAGAACAGGATGCAATGGGGATAGAGTTTGATACGGAGTTCATTTATTCGCAAAAGCAATTGCTTGGTGAAGTGATACCTGACTTACGTGAAAAGCGGAACAGATTGTTAATAGCAGAAACTGATACGGTTAGCTTCACTAATACGGGACTATATCCTCTGTGTGTGACCCCATTGAAGGGTGATGACCCGCAGTTTGGAGAGGAGGGAACATATAAATGGTTCAATGGTTCGAAAGTGGTAGCCTATATAGACTCGATCGGTTACTATAATGGAATGATTGAAAATTGGTATTTAGCTATCGAAGATAATGAGAGAGAGAAAGTGGAAGCAATTGAAGGAAAAAAGGGAATTACTCCCAAAAATATCTCTTTCGATTCGGGAAGTACTATTTCACGGACTACATCTAAATACCATTCTTCCGCTTATCATGGTTCCACTTCTTTTGAATATACTTTCAAAGTGAATATTACTATGATAAAGGAGGCTGATGTGGACGCTGCTTATAAAAGCAGCAAAGAGAAAACGATGAGCCTTAAGGTGAATCCCGAATTTTCGGCATCTTATGATTCATCTAACACCTCTACCTATCAGTTTACTCTGAAAGAGAATAACGCCTTTTCTTATTTTTCTACCGATTTATATGGATTTGATGATGCTGTAGAGTCTGAGGAGAAAGAACGTAAATTAAAATATTCACCGGTATTCTTTCTCCGGGGAGGGCAGAGTGCATGTCCATGGGAGAAACCTGAGCATACGATGTTCTATCAGCCGGAAAAGAAGCATCTTCTTTCCAGCGGAACATTGCAAGTGGAAAAGCCGACAATATCTATCAAAAACGCTGATAATACGGATGTCACAAATGGTGAACCGGTCTTGTTGAATGTGCAACTGGGTAATGCTTCCGAAGCTAACTTGACCCGGGTTTATACTTTGACACTGGATAGTGAAAGCAAGACTTATGGTGCGGATATTACTTTGGATGGTAATCCTTTGAATGGTGGTATTGACATAACGGTGCCTGCCGGACAGACCATTACGAAGCAGGTGAAGTTTTCTCCTAACCGTATTGACTCCCTGCATTATGAAAATATTGGGTTGATTTTCCATTCTCCTTGTCAGTATTTTGGCAAGAAATCTGCGGACGGTGTAGCTTCGGGAGAGATTTTTGATGAAGCGTTTTTCTCGATACACTATCGTCAGTCATGTTCACCGTTGCGAATGACATCACCGCGCAACAATGATGTGTTGAATACTTCCACAGGAGATAAACTTACCGTGCGGGTGGATAATTATGACCTGACTTATAAGAACTTCAAGAAGATAGCAGTACAAACTCGTCTGGAGGGAAGTAATGACTGGACTACCCATGCCGTATATTGTATAGATGAAGCGACTTTGGCAGACGAAACGGCACAGAACAAATACCTGATTGAGGAGAAAGAATTCTCATATACGATCGACATGCATGACATGATGGATGGCCGATACGAAGTACGGGTGTCATCCGTTTGCATGGCTTCCGGTATTCCGGTGGAGAATACTTCAGATGTAGTGACCATTGTTAAAGATATGACCACTCCAAAGATTATCAGCTTCGAACCGTCGGGTGGCATTCTTACTCCTGACAAGCAGATTGTGGTGACTTTTAACGAACCCATCAATCAAGGTGAATTGCGTCCGGCCAATGTGAGACTTACCGGTGTACTGAACGGTACGAAAGTGGCGAACAATTGTGGGTTGGAGTTTGACGGGGAGTCATCTATGGCATATACCACTGACACCCTGAATCTTGAAGATAAAGATTTTACTATCGAACTTTGGTTACAACGTACGGCTGGTAATGAGGAAGATGTGATTATCACCGATACCCGCTTACCTTTCCGTATAGGTTATACGGTAGACGATAAATTGCGCATTGTCAGTGGTGGAGAGATATATGTGTCCGAAACGAGTATTGTTCCGCCTACCGATTCGCAAGGTACTCCTGCTTGGCAACACATGGCAGTGAGTTGCCGTAATAATGGAGGCAACTTTTTACTTTCGGCTTTCGTTTCTTACGATCAGACCAATTTGACGGTGTTTGATAATCTTCCGATCACGCCTTCCAGCGGACGAAGTCGCATCTATCTTGCCAAATTGCCAGAAGAAACCAAGGGATTCAAAGGTCGTATGCGAGATTTTCGTATCTGGAGCAAAGTGCGCATTGCAGCCGATGTGTATGCTTCGCAAAGCGTATTGCTTTCCGGCAAGGAACCGGGACTGAATAATTATTGGCTGATGGACGAGATGTCCGGTGATGTTGTACAGGATAAAGCTTCTTCACGGCATTTGCAACTGGAGTGCGGGCGATTTGTCGATCCTGTCGGTAAGTCCGTTCGGGTGTTGAGTACGGATGACCATCCGTTAGCATATGCTTGCTCTACGAAAGGGGTGTTCACACCTGAAGACAATTTTACAATAGAGTTTTTCTTCTCGGCCGATCCATCGCAGCAGGAACAGGAACCTGCCCTTTTCTCCGCAGGAAAAGGCGACGGCACGGATGTGGGTACGGATAACAACAGGGCAGGGGCGCTGTCGGTGCGTATAAATAAAGACGAGGGGCTATTACTCTATAGCAATGGATTGAAATATCGAATAGATGAAGATACGGATTATTTCGATGGACAGTGGCATCACTTTGCTTTGAGTGTCGATCGTTACGGATATGCGAATGTCTTGTTGGACGGTGTTTTGCGCTATCATATTTTGGGTAGTGAGTTTGGAGGCATGAACAATCCGTATATCAGCTTGGGCTCATTATGCTGGGTGGAAGCATTGAATTCTCTTCATTCGAGCAGCAAACTTAACGGAAGGTTCGATGAATTGCGTGTATGGAAGGGATGCCGTTCGGCACAGCTTATCAAAGAGTTTATGCATGTCAAACTGTCGGGTGATGAGTCGGGTCTCGATTTGTATTTCCCCTTCGAACGTTATGATATGGATAACCAAGGCAGGATTGTTGCTACCAATCAGTCACAGGATGCCGAAGCACAGCCAAAAGATGTGATAAATTATGTTGTAGGAAAGCAGGTCTACATAGATCCGGTCTATGCCGATGTGGCTCCGTTGATCCGTGACACACGTAGCGTGCAGGAAGTAAACTCGGAATTTATAGCATCCGACAAGCAATTGGTCATCGTTCCTACAGTGGATAATAAGTATATTGAGAAACGCAATCTCACCGTCAGCTTGCATGGCATCAAAGACATCTATGGCAACCTGATGTCGGGCACTCAGTCATGGAATGTATTCGTACTGAACAGCCGGATGGGATGGATGGAAAAAGAGGTAAGTCTGAAAAAGAGGCTTTATGAACCGCAAACAGTGAAACTGGAGATTGTTAATCTTTCTTCTTCCAGCCAATTGTTCGAAATGGAAGGGGTGCCTTGGTGGTTAACGATGGATACTGATAACGGCATATTAGATCCGTTAACTAAGAAAATTATTACTTGTACCATCGATCCGCAACTTGCCATCGGTACATATAATGAGACCATTTATCTCACCAATACCGAAAACGGAATGGCGGAGATTCTGAAACTGAATGTGAAAGTTTATGCCGAAGGTCCCAACTGGAAGGTGGATCCTTCACTCTCGAAGAAGACTTCCATGAACATCTTGGGCGATTTACGTATTGACGGTGAGTTGTCGATAGACCCGGAAGATAGCATTGCTGCCTTCCAGGACGGAATTTGTATTTCTGTTGCCGCTCCGCGTCCCATCGGAAAGAATCGGAATGACTATCTGGTATTTATGAACTTGTATACGAAAGATGAAATACGGCAATCCCCCATTGTGTTTAAGGTGTGGGATGCGAGTACGGGTACGGTATTTTCCAATGTCACTCCTGACAATCTGAGTTTTGTTGCCGATGGTATATTGGGTACTGCATCCGAACCTGTCCACTTTGTCACCCATGAGGAACGTGAGCAAGTCATCACGCTTAATAAGGGGTGGACGTGGACATCCCTGGCAGTCGATCCGGTGGACAAACGTGTAGGCGCACTTTTCTCGTATAAGGATATTGAGGTACTGAAAGGGCAGGATGGACAAAGCCTGTCCGATTTAGGAGCTGAGTCGATGACCGATCCGGATTATGAGCTGGCTATCGAAAAGATGTATAAGATTAAAACCGAAAAGGATAAGGAGTTGACTATTTCCGGGCGTAAAATTGTTCCCGCAGAACATCCGATCCAGTTGCGCATCAGCAACAAGCTGGGTTATGGTTGGAACTGGATCGGTTACACAGCGGTGGCTCCTCTCTCTCCACAGGAGGCATTTGCAGGTGCGGATGTTCGAGAAGGCGAAATGGTGAAAGGACAAGAGGGCTTTGCCGTTTACTATTCCGAATTGGGATGGATAGGCACGCTGGAAGTTTTGCAACCAGGTAACGGTTATTTGTTTAAAGCGACGAAAGAACGGACTTTCTATTATCCGACCACGATTCTGAACCGTATAAAATCACAAGCAACTGTGCATGGAAAGAATTTGAGAAATACGCATTGGAAAGTGGACATGTATGGCTATCCCAATACGATGTCGATGATAGCCGTGGTTCCGGAACTTGTTCCTGCGGCACAGGATGAAATAGGAGTATTTGTCGGTGATGAATGTCGTGGAGTAGGTGTGTTGAGGGAAGTTGAAGATAAAGGAAGTGTTTTTGTCATTTATATCTATGGAGATCTGAATGGCGATAAACTTACTTTCCGTTATTTCGACTCCAAGGAAGAAAAAGAAATAGCGTTGGAGCAGACTCTTTCATTTGTTTCTGATGAAATGGTCGGTAGCTTCGAATCGCCATATATATTGACGGTTAAAGATCCTATGTCTATTCCGGACATAACTTCGGGCATTCGGATATATCCTGTGCCTACGAAGCGTTATTTAAAAATTCATCTGGAAGGAACCGAACTTAAGCGTCTGCGTTTGTTCGATTTGAATGGCCAAGTGTTAATGCATACAGATAAATTGGTCGATGGGCAAATCGATCTGATAGGATTACCGGAAGGACATTATCTATTGGAACTTGTGACAGATAATGGAAGAGTAATCCGACGCATTATAAAGAAATGA